A stretch of Thermodesulforhabdus norvegica DNA encodes these proteins:
- a CDS encoding DciA family protein codes for MSETSREPVPVSELVQRLIEKQPFSLGGVLGRWEDIVGEQVARYAVPVSLKKGVLKIHVLDSVWKHHMELNARDLICKINSRFPVEVVSKLVVKVGPVEAWDKGSGVSEPEVKREGKKKKRRLRKAKTYPLTPESKKFIKELRDPELKQLARRLLKLFPPEEDIKSLEKEKTR; via the coding sequence ATGTCGGAAACTTCCAGAGAACCGGTTCCGGTCTCCGAACTTGTTCAGAGACTCATAGAAAAACAGCCCTTTTCTCTGGGTGGTGTTCTGGGCCGTTGGGAAGACATTGTGGGAGAACAGGTAGCAAGGTATGCGGTTCCCGTAAGCCTCAAAAAAGGCGTACTCAAGATACATGTGCTGGACAGCGTCTGGAAACATCACATGGAACTGAATGCCCGGGATCTGATCTGCAAGATCAATTCCCGCTTTCCCGTTGAAGTGGTTAGTAAGCTGGTCGTCAAAGTTGGTCCCGTTGAAGCTTGGGATAAAGGTTCAGGGGTTTCCGAACCCGAAGTGAAGCGAGAGGGCAAAAAAAAGAAAAGACGGCTCAGGAAGGCTAAGACCTATCCGTTGACTCCTGAATCCAAAAAATTCATAAAAGAGCTTCGTGATCCCGAACTGAAGCAGCTTGCCCGCAGGCTGCTGAAGTTGTTTCCTCCGGAAGAGGATATAAAAAGTTTGGAAAAGGAGAAAACCAGATGA